Proteins encoded in a region of the Zea mays cultivar B73 chromosome 4, Zm-B73-REFERENCE-NAM-5.0, whole genome shotgun sequence genome:
- the LOC103654250 gene encoding protein ALP1-like, producing MNPYLENNFLVRLMEEMEEEEEELQLARHMVNRRRRARNERRHGGSIPGRVRIHRDHMSGDARIRADYFGANPVYTDAQFRRRFRMRRHVFERLVDAVQQVDPYFIQRPNCAGEMGLSALQKVVAAVRILAYGIPADAVDEYVRIGESTAHDALKHFCTAVQTAFAPYYLRAPNAEDIARLLQVGESRGFPGMLGSVDCMHWEWRNCPSSWKGMFTGRGKHPTMILEAVASYDLWIWHAYFGLRGSCNDINVLHRSNLFERHLSGDTPPVSFTVNGHTYNMGYYLADGIYPDWPAFVKTIRNPYDVRTQHFATIQESARKDIERAFGVLQKRWGVVRGPAYGWSPEHIGDIMKTCIILHNMIVEDEGPLSLNTTFENIGVLADTTQGSMEERNDFVNQRYNQLKDRNKYTQLQVDLIHHHWARHGSGVA from the exons ATGAATCCCTACTTAGAAAACAATTTTCTTGTGCGCTTGATGGAAGAaatggaagaggaagaagaagagttgcAGTTGGCGAGGCACATGGTCAATAGGAGGCGACGTGCACGCAATGAGCGTCGTCATGGTGGTTCGATTCCAGGGCGTGTTAGGATTCATCGTGATCACATGAGCGGCGATGCAAGAATCCGAGCGGACTACTTTGGAGCCAACCCGGTGTACACGGATGCTCAATTTCGTAGGAG GTTCCGCATGCGTCGTCATGTCTTTGAGCGCCTTGTTGATGCTGTGCAACAAGTGGATCCTTATTTTATTCAACGTCCAAATTGTGCGGGTGAGATGGGTCTTTCTGCTctacagaaagttgttgctgctGTTCGAATCCTTGCTTACGGTATTCCAGCTGATGCCGTTGACGAATACGTGCGTATTGGCGAATCTACTGCTCATGATGCATTGAAACACTTTTGCACGGCCGTCCAAACCGCGTTTGCTCCGTATTATCTCCGTGCACCAAATGCAGAAGATATCGCACGCCTTCTCCAAGTTGGCGAGTCACGTGGGTTTCCTGGTATGCttggtagtgttgattgcatgcattgggagtggcgtaACTGCCCAAGTTCATGGAAGGGGATGTTTACAGGGCGTGGTAAACATCCTACCATGATCTTGGAAGCTGTTGCGTCGTATGACCTGTGGATATGGCATGCATATTTTGGTCTGCGAGGTAGTTGCAACGACATAAATGTTCTTCACCGTTCAAACCTTTTCGAAAGGCATCTTAGCGGTGACACACCACCTGTTTCATTCACTGTGAATGGGCACACGTACAATATGGGATATTACCTAGCAGACGGGATTTACCCAGACTGGCCCGCATTTGTGAAGACAATCCGTAACCCCTACGACGTTAGAACCCAACACTTTGCAACAATTCAAGAGTCTGCTCGAAAAGATATAGAACGAGCTTTCGGTGTACTCCAGAAGAGATGGGGTGTGGTCCGTGGACCTGCATACGGTTGGAGTCCTGAACACATTGGGGACATCATGAAAACATGCATAATATTGCACAACATGATAGTAGAAGACGAAGGTCCATTGTCTTTGAACACAACCTTTGAAAACATCGGAGTGCTGGCAGACACAACTCAAGGTTCAATGGAAGAGCGCAACGACTTCGTCAATCAAAGGTACAACCAACTGAAAGACCGCAACAAATATACTCAGCTTCAGGTTGATCTGATACACCATCACTGGGCGCGGCATGGATCCGGAGTTGCATAG
- the LOC103655750 gene encoding glutathione S-transferase T3-like has translation MGSDWNQVMSQYGSFLSQIDEQPIGTQHSEFPVDGQPEGSRTPAVTKKPTQRTKLANFTAEEDTRVCHAWLAVSCDPIINTGQKRQGFWSRITEAYNSRRGTLPERSTKSLMSRWDTIKTQCSTFAGYMMAVLRQNPSGLSDADKTSLAASRFAAIEKKPFHFLHCWAILKDQPKWMDNHMGQQHQQGNANPTHSNTVDLDAEESVPSSFTSKRPLGRDSSKEKAKRTKSVDTSSSDSEFMTRMGDLSLERLSVYKTAVTTEEKKLDSMNRNERQKLLLEKKKLNLEKLRLERQKLKEDKEEEIMILSMDLSKCNPLLRQYYEAKQQEILARVTGSTSSGQ, from the exons ATGGGGAGTGATTGGAACCAGGTGATGTCTCAATATGGAAGCTTCCTTAGCCAGATTGACGAACAGCCTATCGGAACACAACACTCTGAATTTCCAGTTGATGGGCAACCCGAGGGCTCAAGAACACCAGCTGTTACTAAAAAGCCAACTCAAAGAACTAAGCTAGCAAACTTCACTGCTGAAGAGGACACAAGGGTATGCCATGCATGGCTTGCTGTTAGTTGCGATCCCATTATTAACACAGGCCAGAAACGTCAAGGATTTTGGAGTAGAATTACTGAAGCATACAACTCTAGACGAGGAACATTGCCAGaaaggtccacaaaatctttgatgAGTAGATGGGATACTATCAAAACACAGTGTTCCACTTTCGCTGGATACATGATGGCAGTCCTCCGACAGAATCCTAGTGGACTCAGTGACGCAGACAAG acaTCACTGGCAGCTTCTAGGTTTGCAGCAATTGAGAAGAAGCCTTTCCACTTTTTACACTGTTGGGCCATTCTTAAGGACCAACCTAAATGGATGGACAACCACATGGGTCAACAACATCAGCAAGGCAACGCTAATCCCACACATTCTAACACTGTCGATTTGGATGCAGAAGAATCTGTACCATCAAGCTTCACATCCAAGAGGCCCCTTGGTCGAGATTCTTCGAAGGAAAAGGCAAAGAGGACTAAATCTGTGGACACATCTTCATCAGATTCTGAGTTTATGACACGCATGGGTGATCTATCTTTGGAGCGTCTGTCAGTTTACAAAACAGCTGTTACAACTGAGGAAAAGAAGTTAGATTCAATGAACAGAAATGAGAGGCAGAAATTGCTCCTTGAAAAGAAGAAGTTGAACCTAGAGAAATTAAGGCTTGAAAGGCAGAAACTAAAGGAGGACAAGGAAGAGGAGATAATGATCTTAAGCATGGATTTGAGCAAATGTAACCCTCTCCTCCGGCAGTACTatgaagccaagcaacaagagattCTGGCAAGGGTTACTGGGTCTACTTCATCTGGGCAGTGA
- the LOC100282651 gene encoding wound/stress protein precursor, with protein sequence MAKLAVLLLLLAVAASATVPAHGRDTPTEIKLIKGTDASGVGDDSMECVYTVFIRTGSILKAGTDANVTLELAAADGNGVGISNLPAWGGLMGQGYSYFERSNLDIFSGRGPCMAKAPCWMRLATDGTGDHHGWYCNYVEVTTTGPHKGCGQQLFTVEQWLATDAPPFKLEAVRDYCSGDAKGASAA encoded by the exons ATGGCCAAGCTcgccgtcctcctcctcctcctcgccgtGGCCGCGTCCGCCACAGTGCCGGCGCACGGCCGCGATACCCCGACTGAGATCAAG CTCATCAAAGGCACGGACGCCTCCGGCGTGGGCGACGACAGCATGGAGTGCGTGTACACGGTGTTCATCCGGACGGGGTCGATCTTGAAGGCCGGGACGGACGCGAACGTCACGCTGGAGCTGGCCGCCGCGGACGGCAACGGCGTGGGGATCTCGAACCTGCCCGCCTGGGGCGGGCTCATGGGGCAGGGCTACTCCTACTTCGAGCGCAGCAACCTGGACATCTTCAGCGGCCGCGGGCCCTGCATGGCGAAGGCGCCGTGCTGGATGCGGCTGGCCACCGACGGCACCGGCGACCACCACGGGTGGTACTGCAACTACGTGGAAGTCACCACCACGGGCCCGCACAAGGGGTGCGGGCAGCAGCTGTTCACCGTCGAGCAGTGGCTCGCCACCGACGCCCCGCCCTTCAAGCTCGAGGCCGTTCGCGACTACTGCAGCGGCGACGCCAAGGGCGCCTCGGCGGCGTGA